In a genomic window of Exiguobacterium sp. BMC-KP:
- a CDS encoding LCP family protein: protein MAEHQPHRSRLERRRLELEEQAKEEEAFSSEEPIAHEPFERRQEPVTYHRYVEEQPRDRKSSSRRSGSGVLKQMGQMIGRAGSRLFASRERSRRSRTADRSERSVQTNADVSSREAQPKKIKKKRRFKRKVIGLFLLLLIAFVLFASQPFTFLLIGSDARPGESLRGSRSDSLSVMQFIPLSRTIQLTSIPRDTYTPISCENGKKDKITHAFAFGGEECTQEAVSGLLDEEIDGKIVISFDSFIGLVDQIGGIDLVSTGTFSEQDASGKANQYSFQKGKEYHMDGAMALAYSRHRKTDNDGARANRQSEVIQAVATHLLKPTGWSKIPAAHTYMKEEMNLDLSVREMATAGLSLALMSERKHYEIEAVSQRLNGIFYDLPDEKALQELRDRLDTTFYGTLKN, encoded by the coding sequence ATGGCAGAACATCAACCACACCGCTCCCGCTTGGAGCGCCGACGCTTAGAGTTAGAAGAGCAGGCGAAAGAAGAAGAAGCATTCTCGTCGGAAGAACCAATCGCTCATGAACCATTCGAGAGACGACAGGAACCGGTGACGTATCATCGCTATGTCGAAGAGCAACCACGAGATCGAAAAAGTTCATCGCGTCGTTCCGGGAGCGGCGTACTCAAGCAGATGGGACAGATGATCGGTCGCGCTGGTTCACGGTTATTTGCTAGCCGAGAACGCTCGAGACGTTCGAGGACGGCTGACCGGTCAGAGCGATCCGTACAGACGAATGCTGATGTATCTTCGCGAGAAGCTCAGCCTAAAAAAATCAAGAAAAAACGTCGTTTTAAACGAAAGGTTATTGGACTATTCTTGCTACTACTGATTGCGTTCGTTCTTTTTGCATCCCAACCGTTTACGTTTTTACTGATTGGTAGTGATGCACGACCAGGGGAATCATTGCGTGGGTCACGTTCGGATTCGTTGTCGGTCATGCAATTCATTCCACTTTCTCGAACGATTCAATTGACATCGATTCCTCGAGATACGTATACACCAATTTCCTGTGAGAATGGAAAAAAAGACAAAATTACACATGCTTTTGCTTTTGGTGGCGAAGAGTGTACGCAAGAGGCTGTTTCTGGTCTACTCGATGAAGAAATTGATGGGAAGATCGTTATTTCCTTTGATAGTTTCATTGGATTAGTGGATCAAATCGGCGGAATCGACCTTGTCTCGACAGGAACATTCTCTGAGCAGGATGCGAGTGGGAAAGCAAATCAGTATTCATTCCAGAAAGGGAAGGAATACCATATGGATGGCGCGATGGCACTTGCCTATTCGAGACATCGAAAAACAGATAATGATGGAGCACGTGCAAATCGTCAGTCCGAAGTCATACAAGCTGTAGCGACACACTTATTGAAACCGACTGGGTGGTCAAAAATCCCAGCAGCGCATACGTATATGAAAGAAGAGATGAATCTCGATTTGAGTGTACGTGAGATGGCAACAGCAGGGTTATCTCTTGCCTTGATGTCAGAACGAAAACATTATGAAATTGAAGCAGTGAGTCAACGACTGAACGGAATTTTCTATGACCTACCGGATGAAAAGGCGTTGCAAGAACTACGGGACCGTCTCGATACGACATTCTATGGAACATTGAAGAACTGA
- the nfsA gene encoding oxygen-insensitive NADPH nitroreductase, whose amino-acid sequence MNETIQHLLNHRSIRKFKDHQLDEKTIETLIQAAQAASTSSYQQAYAIIGVEDEELKRQLVDVASGQQYVAENSYFFVFCMDYHKHTLAAELAGGDVSRTIETTEALVVGAVDAGLAAQNLVVAAESLGYGTVYIGSLRNDARRVSELLHLPDHVVPLFGVAVGLPDQQPGKKPRLPMDAVFHRNTYTDDDTMRELLTQYEESTSSYYGERTGGQRTEGWVKQMAASMHEPKRTYLRDFLKEKQIAKD is encoded by the coding sequence ATGAATGAAACGATTCAACATTTACTAAACCATCGGTCAATCCGGAAATTTAAAGATCATCAATTAGATGAAAAGACGATTGAAACACTGATCCAGGCCGCGCAAGCTGCCTCGACGTCTTCTTACCAACAAGCGTACGCGATCATCGGTGTCGAAGATGAGGAATTAAAGCGGCAGCTGGTCGATGTCGCAAGTGGTCAACAATACGTTGCAGAGAATAGTTATTTCTTCGTCTTTTGTATGGATTATCATAAACATACGTTGGCGGCAGAACTAGCAGGAGGCGACGTAAGTCGGACGATCGAGACAACAGAGGCACTTGTTGTCGGTGCTGTCGATGCCGGACTAGCAGCCCAGAACTTAGTCGTAGCTGCTGAGTCACTCGGATACGGAACGGTCTATATCGGTTCCCTGCGAAATGATGCCCGTCGCGTCAGCGAATTGCTACATCTTCCGGACCATGTCGTACCATTGTTTGGAGTTGCCGTTGGTCTTCCGGATCAACAACCCGGTAAAAAACCCCGCCTTCCGATGGATGCGGTCTTCCACCGGAATACGTATACTGATGACGATACGATGCGTGAACTACTGACTCAATATGAAGAGTCGACGTCATCGTATTACGGAGAACGGACTGGTGGTCAACGGACAGAAGGGTGGGTCAAACAGATGGCTGCCTCGATGCACGAACCGAAACGGACGTATCTCCGCGATTTCTTGAAAGAGAAACAGATTGCAAAAGATTGA
- a CDS encoding GNAT family N-acetyltransferase, with product MNGAYSNISAFYHLAKYLHEYLIYQGAKQIKVQIVPPQDGALSSIWKALGYILSSEQFRLIGISNDRVATLRFQPIHARNQEQYLTLRNTSIKGCEYLFPYHSEHLEQWVHSNTIPYLVYDQQLVIGTLLFQKHGRSIRLLEITCLPELRYQGYGRRILDTFQAKLFKINIKTFETLFFSTNLDVLRLYQRSTFCDIQLFSHWHTFQVTTNSLTT from the coding sequence ATGAATGGTGCCTACTCAAATATCTCCGCATTTTATCATCTTGCAAAATATTTACATGAGTATCTTATTTATCAGGGTGCTAAACAAATTAAAGTACAAATCGTTCCGCCTCAAGATGGCGCATTATCATCCATTTGGAAAGCACTTGGCTACATTCTCTCTTCTGAACAATTTCGATTAATCGGAATTTCAAATGATCGCGTTGCTACGCTGCGTTTTCAACCTATACATGCCCGTAATCAAGAACAGTATCTTACACTTCGTAACACTTCCATTAAAGGATGTGAGTATCTTTTTCCTTACCATTCTGAACATCTAGAACAATGGGTACATTCGAATACGATACCTTATTTGGTTTATGATCAACAATTAGTAATTGGTACACTTCTCTTTCAAAAACACGGTCGTTCGATTCGTCTTCTTGAAATTACTTGCTTGCCTGAATTGAGATATCAAGGATACGGTCGGCGGATTCTTGATACCTTTCAAGCTAAACTATTTAAAATAAATATCAAAACATTCGAAACACTGTTCTTTTCTACAAACTTAGACGTGTTGAGGCTCTATCAAAGAAGTACATTTTGTGATATTCAACTTTTTTCTCACTGGCATACATTTCAAGTTACAACTAATTCGTTAACGACATAA
- a CDS encoding GNAT family N-acetyltransferase has product MYEFTFESFHHMTPDTLYALLKLRTDIFVVEQNCAYPELDDQDQQATHLIVRDESDRIVGCLRMYEHSKKGTAIGRVAVHRSHRSVGLARQMMQRAMIHLQAESAIYLQAQAHLEGFYGSFGFRTVSEPYLEDDIPHVDMQFHVKD; this is encoded by the coding sequence ATGTACGAATTTACGTTCGAGTCTTTTCATCACATGACACCAGATACATTGTATGCACTCTTGAAACTACGAACGGATATCTTTGTCGTCGAGCAGAACTGCGCTTATCCGGAATTAGATGATCAAGATCAACAGGCAACGCATCTGATTGTACGCGACGAGAGTGATCGAATTGTAGGATGCCTTCGGATGTATGAGCATTCGAAAAAAGGAACGGCGATTGGACGGGTAGCCGTTCATCGTTCTCATCGGTCTGTTGGATTGGCAAGACAAATGATGCAACGAGCAATGATTCATTTACAAGCAGAATCTGCGATCTACTTACAAGCACAAGCACACTTAGAAGGGTTTTACGGATCGTTTGGTTTCCGAACTGTATCCGAACCTTATTTAGAAGATGATATTCCTCATGTGGATATGCAGTTTCACGTAAAGGATTAA
- a CDS encoding GNAT family N-acetyltransferase, translating into MESERLWMRPFEEADFDFYKSLVQNERVMRYINGGVALSEEEAREWFERQLERYSDERQTGFLLLFKKETNEPIGFAGLLIQEVDGIEELEVGYWLEPKHWKVGYGREAAKHLMLEAFNRGHDRIISIIHPDNHASQNVARANGLNWEKDTIFRDIPVTIYAGQLSRLYRH; encoded by the coding sequence ATGGAAAGTGAACGTTTATGGATGCGACCATTCGAAGAAGCAGATTTCGATTTTTATAAGTCGCTTGTCCAAAATGAGCGCGTCATGCGCTATATCAACGGTGGTGTTGCCTTAAGCGAAGAAGAAGCAAGAGAATGGTTTGAGCGGCAATTAGAGCGCTATTCGGACGAACGACAAACTGGATTTTTGCTGTTATTTAAAAAGGAAACGAACGAGCCGATTGGTTTCGCAGGTTTACTCATCCAAGAAGTCGATGGAATTGAAGAATTAGAAGTCGGTTATTGGCTCGAACCAAAGCATTGGAAAGTCGGTTATGGTCGTGAAGCGGCAAAGCACTTAATGCTGGAGGCATTCAATCGAGGGCATGATCGGATCATCTCCATCATTCATCCTGATAATCATGCTTCCCAAAATGTCGCACGAGCGAATGGGTTGAATTGGGAAAAAGATACGATTTTTAGAGATATACCTGTCACTATCTATGCAGGACAATTATCGCGACTTTATCGTCACTAA
- the murB gene encoding UDP-N-acetylmuramate dehydrogenase: MTEQVMTGLYEGISKESVLINEPLKNHTYTKMGGIADLFIIPTSYEETAFVVRYAYEQDIPLTLLGNGSNLVVRDGGIRGIVLSFEKLTDISVEGHELVAQSGAAIIEASRVAYAHQLSGLEFACGIPGTIGGALIMNAGAYGGEVKDCLHSATVLTRQGELLNISHDELELGYRTSCFSKKEYIILEGRFALTEGDPALIKEVMDDLTHKRETKQPLEYPSCGSVFKRPEGYFAGKLIQDSNLQGTRIGGAEVSKKHAGFIVNVENASASDYIALIRHVQETVQEKFGILLETEVKIIGEEA; encoded by the coding sequence ATGACTGAACAAGTAATGACGGGACTATATGAAGGAATTTCAAAAGAGTCCGTACTAATTAATGAGCCTTTGAAAAATCATACGTATACAAAAATGGGGGGAATCGCAGATTTATTTATCATTCCGACCTCTTATGAAGAAACGGCTTTTGTCGTCCGATATGCTTACGAACAAGATATTCCATTGACGTTGCTTGGAAATGGATCGAATCTTGTCGTCCGTGATGGCGGTATTCGTGGTATTGTCCTCTCTTTCGAGAAGTTAACTGACATCTCGGTCGAAGGACATGAACTCGTCGCTCAAAGTGGCGCAGCAATCATCGAAGCTTCTCGTGTGGCTTACGCACACCAACTCAGCGGGCTCGAATTCGCCTGCGGGATTCCAGGAACGATTGGTGGCGCCTTGATCATGAATGCAGGCGCATATGGCGGTGAAGTCAAAGACTGCTTGCATAGTGCGACTGTTTTGACACGACAAGGCGAACTGCTAAATATTTCGCATGATGAACTCGAACTGGGTTACCGGACGAGTTGCTTCTCAAAGAAAGAATACATCATCCTCGAAGGTCGATTTGCTTTAACAGAAGGTGACCCAGCACTAATCAAGGAAGTCATGGATGATTTAACGCATAAGCGGGAAACAAAACAACCACTCGAGTATCCTTCTTGTGGTAGTGTCTTTAAACGTCCCGAAGGCTATTTTGCAGGTAAATTGATTCAAGATAGTAACTTACAGGGAACGCGCATCGGTGGTGCTGAAGTCTCAAAGAAACACGCTGGTTTTATCGTCAACGTCGAGAATGCATCAGCATCCGACTATATCGCGCTCATTCGTCATGTACAAGAAACCGTTCAAGAAAAATTCGGTATTTTACTTGAGACAGAAGTAAAAATCATCGGTGAAGAAGCGTAA
- a CDS encoding aminopeptidase, producing MPTQAELQQYASLAVRTGINLQPGQQLEVRAGIENLPLVREITRVAYEVGATQVYVQWSDDEMTKIRYFNAPEESFDTFPDWLKARYDQLAEEKTAFLSVVSEDPDLLNGVDSSRITRANKAAGVALANWRKFVMSDNVSWCVVAAPSESWAKKVFPDSEKPVDELWAAILKATRADQADPVAAWADHDHNLRSKAKFLTEKKYKTLHYTAPGTELSIELPERHVWLGGGGPNADGVDFIANLPTEEVFTLPKKTGVNGYVSSTKPLSYSGNLIDEFTLWFEDGKIVKAEAKQGQEALDDLISLDEGARYLGEVALVPHRSPISDSGILFYNTLFDENASCHLAIGRAYSTCLENGPSLSAEELEAQGANDSMTHVDFMIGSAELSIEGELADGTRESVMRDGSWSI from the coding sequence ATGCCGACACAAGCAGAATTACAACAGTACGCGTCTTTAGCAGTACGTACAGGAATTAATTTACAACCAGGACAACAACTCGAGGTACGAGCCGGAATCGAGAATTTGCCACTTGTCCGTGAAATCACGCGTGTCGCCTACGAAGTAGGTGCTACGCAAGTATATGTACAATGGTCTGATGATGAGATGACGAAAATTCGTTATTTCAATGCACCAGAAGAGTCGTTTGATACGTTCCCGGATTGGTTAAAGGCACGTTATGATCAACTGGCAGAAGAAAAGACAGCATTCTTATCAGTCGTTAGTGAAGATCCAGATTTATTGAATGGCGTTGATTCGAGTCGAATCACACGTGCGAATAAAGCGGCAGGTGTTGCTCTTGCTAATTGGCGGAAGTTCGTCATGAGTGACAATGTAAGCTGGTGCGTCGTAGCGGCACCATCTGAAAGCTGGGCGAAAAAAGTGTTCCCTGACTCAGAGAAGCCGGTCGATGAACTGTGGGCAGCTATTTTAAAGGCAACACGTGCCGATCAAGCAGATCCAGTTGCTGCATGGGCAGATCATGATCATAATCTACGTTCAAAAGCAAAATTCCTGACAGAGAAGAAATACAAAACATTACACTACACAGCTCCAGGGACAGAACTATCGATCGAATTACCAGAACGACATGTCTGGTTAGGTGGCGGTGGTCCGAATGCAGATGGTGTGGATTTCATCGCGAATTTACCGACAGAAGAAGTGTTCACGTTACCGAAAAAGACAGGCGTCAATGGTTACGTCTCTAGTACCAAACCACTCAGTTACAGCGGGAACTTGATTGACGAGTTTACGCTTTGGTTCGAAGATGGAAAAATCGTCAAAGCAGAAGCAAAACAAGGACAAGAAGCACTTGATGATTTGATTTCACTTGATGAAGGCGCCCGTTACTTAGGAGAGGTTGCGCTCGTACCACACCGTTCGCCAATTTCAGACTCGGGTATTTTATTCTACAATACACTGTTTGATGAAAATGCGTCATGCCACTTGGCAATTGGTCGGGCGTACTCGACGTGTCTCGAAAATGGTCCAAGCCTTTCAGCGGAAGAACTAGAAGCACAAGGAGCAAACGATTCGATGACTCATGTTGACTTCATGATTGGATCAGCAGAGCTATCGATCGAAGGAGAACTTGCAGACGGCACGCGTGAATCCGTCATGCGTGACGGAAGCTGGTCAATCTAA